The following coding sequences lie in one Lolium perenne isolate Kyuss_39 chromosome 2, Kyuss_2.0, whole genome shotgun sequence genomic window:
- the LOC127335745 gene encoding high-affinity nitrate transporter 2.3-like, translated as MEGRSKPAAMEMEPASKPKFRIPVDSDNQATEFWLFSFARPHMSAFHLSWFSFFCCFVSTFAAPPLLPLIRDTLGLTARDIGNAGIASVPGAVFARLAMGTACDLAGPRLASAAIILLTTPAVYCSAVITSPSSFLLARFFTGFSLASFVSTQFWMSSMFSPPKVGLANGVAGGWGNLGGGAVQLLMPLVFAAVKKMRSTPFTAWRVAFFIPGAMQTFSAIAVLAFGQDMPDGNYRKLHRTGDMHKDSFANVLRHAVTNYRAWILALTYGYCFGVELAVDNIVAQYFYDRFDVNLHTAGLIAASFGMANVISRPGGGLMSDWLSSRYGMRGRLWGLWIVQTIGGVLCDVLGVVDYSFAASVAVMMLFSFFVQAACGLTFGIVPFVSRRSLGLISGMTGGGGNVGAVLTQVIFFRGSKYKTETGIVYMGIMIIACTLPLMLIYFPQWGGMLAGPSTGATAEEYYSREWTEQEREKGCNAATSRFAENSVQEGGPKSASGSRSTDQDIPSPSMDHRPTCELNPGVRVSQRVQ; from the coding sequence ATGGAGGGGAGGTCGAAGCCGGCGGCTATGGAGATGGAGCCGGCGTCCAAGCCCAAGTTCAGGATCCCGGTGGACTCCGACAACCAGGCCACGGAGTTCTGGCTCTTCTCCTTTGCGAGGCCGCACATGAGCGCGTTCCACCTCTCGTggttctccttcttctgctgctTCGTCTCCACCTTCGCCGcaccgccgctgctgccgctcatcCGGGACACGCTCGGCCTCACGGCCAGGGACATCGGCAACGCCGGGATCGCGTCCGTGCCCGGCGCCGTGTTCGCGCGCCTCGCGATGGGCACGGCCTGCGACCTGGCCGGGCCCCGCCTGGCGTCCGCGGCCATCATACTGCTCACCACCCCCGCGGTCTACTGCTCCGCCGTCATCACCTCGCCGTCGTCGTTCCTGCTCGCGCGCTTCTTCACGGGCTTCTCGCTCGCCTCCTTCGTGTCCACGCAGTTCTGGATGAGCTCCATGTTCTCGCCGCCCAAGGTGGGGCTGGCCAACGGCGTCGCCGGCGGCTGGGGCAACCTCGGCGGGGGCGCCGTGCAGCTGCTCATGCCCCTAGTGTTCGCGGCCGTCAAGAAGATGAGGAGCACTCCGTTCACGGCTTGGCGCGTCGCCTTCTTCATCCCGGGCGCCATGCAGACGTtctcggccatcgccgtgctggcGTTCGGGCAGGACATGCCCGACGGAAACTACCGTAAGCTCCACAGGACCGGGGACATGCACAAGGACAGCTTCGCCAACGTGCTCCGCCACGCGGTCACAAACTACCGCGCCTGGATCCTGGCGCTCACCTACGGCTACTGCTTCGGCGTCGAGCTCGCCGTCGACAACATCGTGGCGCAGTACTTCTACGACCGCTTCGACGTCAACCTCCACACCGCCGGGCTGATCGCCGCCAGCTTCGGGATGGCCAACGTCATCTCCCGCCCCGGTGGCGGGCTCATGTCTGACTGGCTCTCCAGCCGGTACGGCATGCGCGGCAGGCTGTGGGGGCTGTGGATCGTGCAGACCATCGGCGGAGTCCTGTGCGACGTGCTCGGCGTTGTCGACTACTCCTTCGCCGCCTCCGTGGCCGTCATGATgctcttctccttcttcgtgCAGGCGGCCTGCGGGCTCACCTTCGGCATCGTGCCGTTCGTGTCGCGGAGGTCCCTGGGGCTCATCTCCGGCAtgaccggcggcggcggcaacgTGGGCGCCGTGCTCACGCAGGTCATATTCTTCCGCGGCTCCAAGTACAAGACGGAGACGGGGATCGTGTACATGGGGATCATGATCATCGCCTGCACGCTGCCCCTCATGCTCATCTACTTCCCGCAGTGGGGCGGCATGCTCGCCGGGCCAAGCACGGGGGCAACGGCGGAGGAGTACTACAGCCGGGAGTGGACAGAGCAGGAACGGGAGAAAGGGTGCAACGCCGCAACATCGCGTTTCGCGGAGAACAGCGTGCAAGAGGGCGGGCCCAAGTCAGCGTCGGGCAGCCGATCAACTGATCAAGACATACCGTCCCCGTCGATGGATCACCGGCCGACGTGTGAACTAAATCCCGGAGTACGAGTGTCTCAGCGTGTACAATGA
- the LOC127335746 gene encoding bifunctional adenosine 5'-phosphosulfate phosphorylase/adenylylsulfatase HINT4 — MRNPFCFRGPAAKRAPMADWCVFCDIAGRAPGSTTALLYSDDKVVAFQDINPSAFRHYLVIPIEHIPTVNDLRITNEDHQLVSHMVKVGKDLLDRDAPRSEEHRFGFHQPPFNSVDHLHLHCLALPFMPSWKQVKYTPLGPLGGFIDAEKLLERIKPQAEVHS; from the exons ATGAGGAACCCGTTCTGCTTCCGCGGCCCCGCGGCGAAGAGGGCGCCGATGGCTGACTGGTGCGTGTTCTGCGACATCGCCGGCCGCGCCCCCGGCTCCACCACCGCTCTCCTCTACTCC GATGACAAGGTCGTCGCGTTCCAGGACATCAACCCGTCTGCGTTCAG GCACTATCTTGTCATACCCATCGAGCACATACCAACTGTAAATGATCTTCGAATAACGAATGAAGATCACCAGTTAG TTAGTCACATGGTGAAGGTAGGAAAGGATTTACTCGATCGAGATGCTCCCAGATCTGAGGAACATAG GTTTGGTTTTCATCAACCGCCATTTAATAGTGTTGACCACCTTCATCTTCACTGCCTTGCACTGCCATTTATGCCCAG CTGGAAGCAAGTAAAATATACACCGTTGGGTCCCCTGGGGGGTTTTATTGATGCTGAGAAGCTATTGGAAAGAATTAAACCACAAGCAGAAGTTCACAGTTAA